ATGTACTGCTTGTGATCCAAGTTAGAAGTTTAGAGGATAACTAAAAGTGAATTAAAAAGAAATTGAAGCGGATCTTAAAATTTGGTAGAAGTATGATATTTTAACTTGAAAATATCCTGTATTGGATAAAATTTTTACTTTAGACTATCGATCAACCTAGTTATGGACAACTTGTCTGACTTCGTTTTTGCTAGCTCAAGAGCCTTTTGTAAGTAAGTCTTAGCTTTCTCCTTATTTTCTTTTTTATAAAGGTCACCAAGAAGAATATAATAAAAATGATTTTCGGTTAGTTGCAGCTCTTCAGCTTCTTTGATAGCCTCAGTATTGCTGTTTGCTTTGGAAAGTGCATATATTCTGTTAAGTGCAATGACTGGAGAGTATTCTATTAGTAATAATTTGTTATAAAGGTTTAAAATGTTTTCCCATTTTTCCTTTGTGTCATTTTTTTGAGTATGCCAATAGGCAATGCCAGCTTCAAGATGATAGCGTGAAATGTGAACTCCATGAGATGCTCTGTTGAGATAGTATGCTCCTTCTGCTATGAGCTCATAATTCCACAAGGCTTCATTCTGTTCATGATATAAAATAATTTCATCTGAATTATTTTTTCTTGCAGGAAATCTGGAAGCATAAAAACACATAAGTGCATAAAGCGCATTTACAGAAGGAAGATCTGTTGTTTTATTCTCAATGAGCAGTAACGTAAGGCGCATCGCTTCCTGACAAAGATCTTCACGAATCACACTGTCATTACTTTCGGAATAATATCCTTCGTTGAATAGCAGATATAATGTTGTCAGCACAGGATCGAGCCTTGAATTGATTTCTGATTCCGAAGGAAATTCGATTTTTACTTTTTCTGTTTTTAATTTTTCTTTTGCTCTGTATAGTCTTTTGTTGATAGTTTCTTTGTTGGTTAAAAATGCATTGGCAATTTCTTCTATTCCAAATCCACAGAGAATGCGCAGTGCAAGCGCTATCTGTGCTTCCTTAGGGATGGTGGGATGGCAGATAGCAAAAAGCATTTGCAATTGACTATCTGTAATATTTTTTTCAGAGAGGTCTAATTCAAATGTTGTTGCTGAATTACCTGATAGCAGAGGAATGATTTTGTCGGAAAAGACTTGTGTTCTTGTGAAATGATTTCTGGCTTTGTTTTTGGCTACCGTATAAAGCCAGGCTACAGGGTTTTCCGGAATTCCTTTGTATGTCCAGGTTTCCAGAGCTGATAAAAATGTTTCGCTCGCTATGTCTTCTGCGGTATCGCAAT
The Sporocytophaga myxococcoides DSM 11118 genome window above contains:
- a CDS encoding RNA polymerase sigma factor; the protein is MKQNELIPHLFRTEFSKICSVLTRLMGIEHCDTAEDIASETFLSALETWTYKGIPENPVAWLYTVAKNKARNHFTRTQVFSDKIIPLLSGNSATTFELDLSEKNITDSQLQMLFAICHPTIPKEAQIALALRILCGFGIEEIANAFLTNKETINKRLYRAKEKLKTEKVKIEFPSESEINSRLDPVLTTLYLLFNEGYYSESNDSVIREDLCQEAMRLTLLLIENKTTDLPSVNALYALMCFYASRFPARKNNSDEIILYHEQNEALWNYELIAEGAYYLNRASHGVHISRYHLEAGIAYWHTQKNDTKEKWENILNLYNKLLLIEYSPVIALNRIYALSKANSNTEAIKEAEELQLTENHFYYILLGDLYKKENKEKAKTYLQKALELAKTKSDKLSITRLIDSLK